From the Actinomycetota bacterium genome, the window AGACCGTCCTCGCGAACGAGCAGGTCGTCAACGGCCGGTGCGAGCGGTGCGACACGCCGGTGACCAAGCGCGACTTCCCCTCGTGGTTCTACCGCGAGAGCGCGTACGCGCAGCGGCTGATCGACGGACTGGACCAGCTCACCGGATGGAGCGACCACATCAAGACGATCCAGCGGAACTGGATCGGCCGCTCCGAGGGCGCAGACGTCACCTTCAAGATCGAGGGCGGGGACGACGAGCTGGTCGTCTTCACGACGCGGCCCGACACGTTGTGGGGCGTCACTTTCATGGTGTTGGCGCCGGAGCATCCTCTGGCGCGCAAGCTGGTCGCCGGTACGGATCGTGAGTCCGAGTTCGATGCCTACCTGGAAACCGTCAAGGCCCGCAGCGAGATCGAACGCCTCGCGCAGGGTCGCAAGAAGCTCGCCTTCGATCTCGACGCGAGCGCGATCAACCCGGTCAACGGCGAGTCGATCCCGATCTGGGTCTCCGATTACGTGCTGATGGAGTACGGCACCGGCGCGCTCATGGCCGTGCCCGCCCACGACCGGCGCGACTTCGAGTTCGCACGCCAGGAGGGCCTGCCGGTGCGGGCGGTCATCCAGCCCGAGGGCGAGTCGCTGGACGCTGAGACGATGATGCAGCCGTACGAGGGCGAAGGCGTCATGGCGAACTCGGGTGTCTTCGACGGGACCAAGACGCCGGACGGGATCCCCAAGATCGTCGCCTGGCTCGAGGAGCACGCCTACGGCACCGGCCGCGTCCGCTATCGCCTCCGAGACTGGAACGTTTCTCGGCAGCGCTTCTGGGGCTGTCCGATCCCCGTCGTCTTCTGCGAGCGCTGCGGCGAGGTGCCGGTGCCCGAGAGCGACCTGCCGGTGCTGCTGCCCGACCTCGAGGATTACTCGCCCACCGAGGAGGGCCTGTCGCCGCTGGGGAAGACCGATTGGGTGAATACCACGTGCCCGAACTGCGGGGGAGCGGCGCGGCGCGAGACCGACACCTTCGACACGTTCGTCGACTCCTCGTGGTACTTCTTCCGCTATTGCGGGCCGACCGCCGACGCGCCGTTCGATCGAGACCGGGTGGCGTATTGGATGCAGGCCGACCACTACACCGGCGGGATCACGCACGCGACCGGACACCTGATCTACTCGCGCTTCTTCACGAAGGTCCTCCACGACCTCGGGATGGTGCCGTTCGACGAGCCCTACCCGAATCTTCTCAACCAGGGCATGGTGATCATGGAAGGCGCCGCGATGTCGAAGAGTCGCGGAAACCTCGTGACGCCGTCGGCGATCGTCGACGAGTTCGGCGCCGACACCGCGCGGGTCACGATGCTCTTCGCGGGGCCGTACGAGGCCGACGTCGATTGGGCCGACGTCTCGCCGCAAGGCGTGTTCCGCTGGCTCTCGCGGGTGTGGCGTGTGGTCGTGCAGCGCGCCGATAGCGCCCGTGACGGCGGGATGGAAAGCGACGATTCCCCGCTCCGCCGAGCGACGCACCACGCGATCGAAGGCGTGACGCACGACCTCGACCGGTTCCGTTTCAACACCGCCATCGCGAAGCTCATGACGTTCACCAGCCAGATCGCCGACGCCGACGACGCGGTCGACGGGGATGTGGCCGAGGCCGTCCAGGCCTTGCTCCAGCTCCTCGCCCCGCTCGCTCCGTTCATCACCGAAGAGCTGTGGCATCGCCTCGGCCGCGAGGGAACCATCCACATGTCGTCGTGGCCGATACCCGACCCCGCCCTCATCGTGGAAACCACCGTCACGATGGTCGTCCAGGTGAACGGGAAGGTCCGCGACCGCATCGAGGTTCCCACCCAGATCGGCGAGGAGGACATGAAGCGCGCGGCGATGGAGTCCGAGCGCGTACGCTCACACCTCGACGGGAAGACAGTCGTCAAGACGATCGTGGTCCCCCCGAAGCTCGTCAACATCGTCGTGCGGTAGGGAAGCACCCGGACCGAAGGAGAGCTCGTGGCAGGGACCCACGCGCATCCCGCCCGCTTGACGGGCGCCGAGGGGACGCGCGAAGGCCTGCGAGCTATCCGCCTCTCGGCGGTGGCACTCGGCGCATCCGCGGCCATCCGTCTCACGGTTGCGGCGATGACCGGCAGCGTCGCCCTCCTTGCCGCCGGGCTCGACGACCTCGGCGACGTTGCGACCACGGTGGCCTTGTCGGTCGCCTTCGTCGCCTCACGCCGGGCCGCCGACCGGCGCTACACCTTCGGTTACCAGCGGGTCGAGGACCTGTCGGGCGTGCTGGTCGTGCTCGTCATCTGGAGCAGCGTGGGCTTCGCC encodes:
- the leuS gene encoding leucine--tRNA ligase translates to METGEAPTERYDPAAIEPRWAETWVKDRVYEAREDSPKPKFYCLDMFPYPSGDLHMGHLEAFSGGDVIARYKWMRGYNVLHPIGWDAFGLPAENAAIKRGIHPKEWTYANIEQQARSFQRLGMSFDWSRQFNTCDPDFYKWTQWLFLKFLEAGHVYRKAVAVNWCPNDKTVLANEQVVNGRCERCDTPVTKRDFPSWFYRESAYAQRLIDGLDQLTGWSDHIKTIQRNWIGRSEGADVTFKIEGGDDELVVFTTRPDTLWGVTFMVLAPEHPLARKLVAGTDRESEFDAYLETVKARSEIERLAQGRKKLAFDLDASAINPVNGESIPIWVSDYVLMEYGTGALMAVPAHDRRDFEFARQEGLPVRAVIQPEGESLDAETMMQPYEGEGVMANSGVFDGTKTPDGIPKIVAWLEEHAYGTGRVRYRLRDWNVSRQRFWGCPIPVVFCERCGEVPVPESDLPVLLPDLEDYSPTEEGLSPLGKTDWVNTTCPNCGGAARRETDTFDTFVDSSWYFFRYCGPTADAPFDRDRVAYWMQADHYTGGITHATGHLIYSRFFTKVLHDLGMVPFDEPYPNLLNQGMVIMEGAAMSKSRGNLVTPSAIVDEFGADTARVTMLFAGPYEADVDWADVSPQGVFRWLSRVWRVVVQRADSARDGGMESDDSPLRRATHHAIEGVTHDLDRFRFNTAIAKLMTFTSQIADADDAVDGDVAEAVQALLQLLAPLAPFITEELWHRLGREGTIHMSSWPIPDPALIVETTVTMVVQVNGKVRDRIEVPTQIGEEDMKRAAMESERVRSHLDGKTVVKTIVVPPKLVNIVVR